The genomic region GAACCTGCTGGACTTGTGGCCCGAGCGCGAGCGAGCCAGGGTGATGGCCTCGGTGCAGACCACCAATCCCCAGCGCCGACTGGTGCCAGTCGTCACACGTCAGGTGCGCAAGGATGGTGGCGTGTTCGAGGTCGAGATCACCGCGGGCAGCATCAGCTTCAACGGGGTGGAAGCCCGGCAGGTCCTGGCGATTGACATCACCGAGCGCCGCCGGGCCGAGCGCGAGATTGCGCGCATGGGCCGGGCCCAGCGGCTGCTCAGTGCGTGCAACGAGACGCTGGTGCGCGCCACCTCGGAAGAAGCACTGCTGCAATCCATCTGCCAGATCGCGGTGGACATTGGAGGCTACCGCATGGGCTGGGTCGGCTTTGCACGGGACGACGCCCAGCGAACCATTGAGCAGATGGCCCACGCGGGGCACAGCCGCGAATATCTGGAAAAACTCCAGGTGAGCTGGGACCCGGACAGCCCCTACGGCCAAGGCCCCGCCGGGCGTGCGGTGCGCAGTGGCGAGCCGGTGATCGTGCAGGACATTCGCCAGAGCCCTGATTTTGGTGACTGGACCCAGCGCATGCTGGACCATGGCTTTCACGGGGTGATCTGCCTGCCGCTGCGCGAGCGGGACCGCACCTTTGGCCTGCTGTACCTGTACGCCCCGGAGATTCTGCACATCAGTAACGAAGAAGCCGAGCTGCTGCAGGAGCTGGCCAACGATCTGGCCTTTGGCATCACCAGCCTGCGGGCGCACCAGGCGCAGCGGCGCATGCTGGAGTCGGTCACCAAGGTGGCGGCGGCCGTGTCGGTCAGCACCGGCACCGAATTTTTTGTGCAGCTGGCCCGCAACATGGCCGAAGCCCTGGGCGCACAGGCCGGCAGCCTGATACGGCTGGCCGCCCCGGAAGCCGGTGGGCAGCCCCGCGCCATCAACATGGGCACGGTGGTGGACGGCGTGGTCCAGCCTGCGTTCGACCTGCCGCTGGAGGGCACGCCCAGCATGCGGCTGCTCACCCAGCGCCAGTACGTGGTGCCCGATCACATGCTGGAGCAGTACCCCGGCTCCCCCCTGGGCAGCGGCATGCAGGCGCGCGCGTTTGCGGGGCAACAGCTGTGCAACATGGATGGGGAGGTGATCGGCGCCATCTTCGTGCTGTTCCGCGAGCCACTGACCGACCTGGACTTTGTCACCTCCACCCTGCAGATCTTCGCGGCACGCGCCTCGGCAGAAATTGAACGCCAGACCGCCGATGCCCGCATCCGGCACCAGGCCTCGCTGCTGGACAAGGCCCAGGATGCCATCCTGGTGCGGGATCTGGACCACCGCATCATCTACTGGAACAAGAGTGCCGAGCGCATGTACGGCTGGACACGCCTGCAGGTGCTGGGCCAGGCGGTGGACACTTTGCTGTACGACGACCCGGCCCCTTTCCTGCGCGCCACCCAGGCCACGGTGGAGCATGGCGAGTGGACGGGCGAGCTGGTGCAAAAGCACCGCGACGGCCGCACCATCGAAGTGGAGGGGCGGTGGACGCTGGTGCGGGGCGACGACGGACGGCCCCAGTCCATCCTCGCCATCAACACCGACATCACCCAGCGCAAGGCCACCGAGCGGGAAATCCAGCGCCTGGCCTTCTACGACCCGCTGACCAGCCTGCCCAACCGCATGCTGCTGATGGACCGCATGCACCACGCGCTGGCCGCCGCACGGCGCCATCAGCAGGGTGGGGCGCTGCTGTTCATCGATCTGGACAACTTCAAACAGCTCAACGACACCCTGGGCCACGACCAGGGCGATCTGCTGCTGCAGCAGGTAGCCACGCGCCTGACGCACTGCGTGCGCAATGTGGACACCGTGGCCCGCCTGGGCGGCGACGAGTTTGTGGTGATGCTGGAAGAACTGAGCCCCAGCGGCGACGACCTAGTGCTGCATGCGCGCAGTGTGGGAGAGAAGATCCTGTCCATGCTATCGGTGCCCTACCCGTTGCAGGGCTACCAGTACCGCAGCACGCCCAGCATCGGCATTGCGCCTTTCACGGGCACGGAATCCACCACCGTGGGCGAATTGCTCAAACAGGCCGACCTGGCCATGTACCAGGCCAAGACGGCAGGGCGCAACACGCTACGCTTTTTTGATCCGCAGATGCAGGCCGTGGTGACAGCCCGCGCCGCGCTGGAAGCCGACCTGCGGGTGGCCCTGGCGCAGGACGAGTTTTTGCTGCATTACCAGCCCCAGATGCGCCAGGCAGACGAGCGCACCGGCAGTGTGGCGGGCGTGGAAGCCCTGCTGCGCTGGAAGCACCCTCGCCGGGGCATGGTGCCGCCGTCCGACTTCATTCCGCTGGCTGAGGAAACCGGCCTCATCCTGCCGCTGGGCCGCTGGGTGCTGCACCACGCCTGCAAGCTGCTGGCCGACTGGCAGGCAGACCCGCTGCGCCGCGACCTGACGATGGCCGTCAACGTCAGCTCCAGCCAGTTCCGCAGCCCCAGCTTTGTAGAAGACGTGGCCCGGGTGCTGGCCATCACCGGGGCGCCTTCGGGCCAGCTCAAGCTGGAGCTGACCGAAAGCGTGCTGGTGGAGGACATGGAGGCCACCATTGCCACCATGACAGCGCTGCGTGCCTACGGCGTGGGGTTCTCGCTGGACGACTTTGGCACCGGCTACTCGTCCCTGAGCTACCTCAAGCGCATGCCGCTGGACCAGCTTAAGATCGACCAGAGCTTTGTGCGCGACCTGCTGACCGACCCGAACGACGCCGCCATTGTGGACACCATCATCGGCCTGTCCCGCAGCCTGGGACTGGAAGTGATTGCCGAGGGGGTGGAAACGGCAGAACAACGCGATCTGCTGGCACACGCAGGCTGCGAGCTGTACCAGGGCTACTTCTTCAGCAAGGCCCTGCCTGCTGAGGAGCTGGACGGCTTTTTGCACAGGATGCTCCCCGCTCCATCCACCCCACCTGAGCGCAAAGCCCATGCGGCCGATGCGCTGCAGCAGCGCTAACCGCCATATCAAGCCACCGGGTTGAAGGTTCGTCCTTGCCCAGGAACGCTTCAGAGCCTCTGTGCGCGGCGTTTCCCTTTTGTGCTCACCCCCCACTACCAACGCCTTTCAAAGCCCTTATCAGGCCTCTTAAGCCGTCTGAAGGGCATTAACTCCTGAGGGCATAGGTCGGCCCAACCGTTTTCCGTGCGGGAGCAGGTTTTGGAGTGTGCTCCAGCCCACATTGCGCTTTTCTGCGATCCGACCCGCTCAACGCGTTTTTGAGTCCCCTTCCTGACCCGCCCCGGATTTCAGGAAGTTGTTCTTCTGTCTTCTCTTTAATTTCCTTATAAAAACATAGTCGTAGTAGTAGAGGCAGCCCTTTTCTGTGGACAAGCGGAATTTTCTCAATGCTGTCAAGCACTTGCATGCTACCAAACCCTGTGTGCCAAGCCCTGTTTGTGCTGTCACGCCAACGGGGACAAAAACGGCAGAACGTGTTTTGGTGTGGATAAGCAGGCACTTGTGCCACAACTATCCCCAGTTTTATGCAGAGCAGCGCATTTCTGCCAAAAATGACCGCTACCGCAAGCGGAATAAGTGCAAGCAGCTCACTTTTTAATAGCAAACAGACGGAACCCAGGGGCATGGGAGTCTGAGCGTGCAGTGGCAACACGCTCAGATGCTCCCCCTGAAAACAGGTCGCAGCCGTGCAGTGCGGGGAAAGAACGCGTTTAAAAAGAGCCTTGCGCAGGACCTGGGGCTCTGTGGAGCCCTTGAACAGGTGCTGAGAGCGTCAGGTCCAACCGCGTACCGGCGGCAGGTCTTTGATGGCATGGAGCCCTGTGCAGAAGTCACGTGAGCTGCGTCCATCCCCTTGGGCTCCCCTTGAAGACTGCCGCTCCCGCTGAGGCATGCGGATCGTGCGGCAGGTAATGGGCGCAACGCGGGCCCATCTGCGCCAGACACCGAAAGCCGTGGCCCGATGCACTCCGATATCCCGAAGCCATGGCTGCAGAGGGCACAGCACATCCAGTTTCCACAAACCTGCGGCGGGGGTGTTCTGGATGTTGATCAGTTGTTCTTTAATAGTATTGTTGAAGAATAGCAGTAGTAATAGAGCAAGCCTGTTTTTGTGGACAACCGTATTTTTCTCAATGTTCACAAGCACTTGCGCGACAAAAAACCATGTGCGCGATTCTGTATGGATCTGCGCGCTGGCAGACAACAACTTTGGCCGATTCCATTTTTCTGTGGATAACGCACCAGTTGCTCTGAAAAAAAGCACAGGGTTATCCACAGAGTCAGGTTTTTGCCATCAAAAAAGCCCGCCGTCCTTGCGGAGGCGGGCTTTAGAGCAGAGATGCAGGCAGTGTGTGGGCTCTGCCTGCTGATATGAAGAAATGAAGAACGCTGGCTGAACCTGCTCTCAGCGGGGTGAACCTTCACCGTCCGGAGTGGGGCGCCCTTGGGGGCCGCCGCGCTTGCCGTGGTCGTGGCCACCAGGGCCACCGTGCATGCCGGGTCTTCCATGCATGCCTGGGCCGCGGGGCATCTCGGCATCAAAGGTCTTTTGTTGCTCCGGGCTCAGGCTGGCGTAGAACTTTTTCACGGCCTCATCCCGGCGGTCGGCCTCGGCGGTGTGCTGGGCACGCAGGGTGCGCATGCGGTCGATGCGCTCAGGGGTGGTGAGTTTGTCCAGTTCCTTGGGGTCGGGGCGCGCAGGGCGGGCAGGGGGCTGCATGGCGGTGGTGAATTCCGTCCAGGCACCTTCCTGTGCGGCAGTGAGCTTGAGCTTTTCCTTCAGCGCAGCCTGGCGCTTGGCCATGTGTTCCTGGTGGCGCTTTTGCATGTCGCCGTCACGGCCATCGCGGGCACCGCGGCCGGGGGCATCGGCGTTGGCTGTGCGGGCAGCGGGCGCTGCGGGAGGAGGTGGGGTCTGGGCCAGGGTGGGCAGGGCCAGGGCGGCCAGTGCAGCCGTAGCCAGAAGGCGGCGGGTAGAGAATGCCTGTGTCATGGTCTCGTTCCTTTCACGGGGAGGGAATCAGTCCACCGCAACGACCGTTGCAGCAGTTGCGTGGCAGTGTGCGCCGCCTGTGTTTCGCGCAGGTGAGTGCGCTTGAAGCCTGTGTAAAGTTGTGCCAACAAGTGGTGCAGCGCGCGCAGCCGCGCTGCTGCCACAGTGAGGTGCAGTAATTGTCAAAAACGCTGCTAGCGCTCACGGATAAAGCGTAAATAGCTATGTTTTTGATAGCTTTACAGGGCGTGGCGTGGATGTTGTCCACAACCTGCTCCACAGCTTTCTCCACAGGGTCGTTGCGCTGTGTTGCAACCCCTGAGCGCTGACGGCCCGGCGCATGCCTTGGCTGCACCGACAATCACCCACCTCAGACACAACGAAACGAAGGATTTCCGTGTTCAAGAACTTGATCGTGTACCGCATTGCTCCTGGCTGGCAGGCTGATTTGACGCAGGTGGAAGAAGCGCTGGCCAAGACGCCTTTCACGGAATGCGGCGCCACCCAGGAAAAGTCGCTGGGCTGGATTGCGCCCCGGGGCGAGGCGCATGGCGCGCTGGTGGAGTCGGTCGGGGGGCAGTGGATCTTGCGCTTCATGGTCGAGACCAAGGTGCTGCCCGGCTCGGTGCTCAACCGCAAGGTCAAGGAAAAAGCCGCCCGCATCGAGCAGGAAACCGGTCGCAAGCCCGGCAAGAAGGAAAGCAAGGAACTCAAGGACGAGGCCAAGCTGGACTTGCTGCCCATGGCTTTCACCAAACAGGGCAGCCTGTGGGTGTGGATTGACACCGATGCGCGCCTGCTGGTGCTGGACACCTCGGCCCAGGGCCGCGCCGACGAGGTGGTGAGCCTGCTGGTGGATTCGCTGCCGGGCCTGTCGGTCTCGCTGCTCAACACCCAGACCAGCCCGCAAGCGGCGATGGCGCACTGGCTCGCCACCCAGGAGCCGCCCGTGGGCTTCAGCATCGACCGCGAGTGCGAGCTCAAGAGCGCCGATGAAGCCAAGGCCGTGGTGCGCTACGCACGCCACCCGCTCGACATTGAAGAAGTGCAGCAGCACATCCAGCAAGGCAAGTTGCCCACCAAGCTGGCGCTGACCTGGGACGACCGCGTCTCCTTCATGCTCACCGAGGGGCTGCAGGTGCGCAAGCTGTCGTTTCTGGACACCGTGTTTGAAGGCACCAAGGCCGACGATGGCGGCTTTGACACCGACGTGGCTATTGCCACGGGCGAGCTGGTCAAGCTGATTCCCGATCTGATCGAAGCCCTGGGCGGCGAGGCAGAAAGCGGCGTGGCCAGTGCGGCTGAGGCCATTGCCGCCGCAGGGCCTGCCAATGCATCCGCAGTGGGCGCGGCGCCAGCGGCCCCGGCCCAGCGTGCCGTGCCTGCCACGCCCGTGCGCAAGTCTGGCGGCGGGGTGGTGACAGGCCCGGCCACTGCGCCTGTGGATACCGATCCCGATTCGGCACCCTTTTGAGCCGTAGCGCTCTGGGCAATGCGTGCATCCGCGCCGGATGCACGCATCGCGTTACTTGCGCAGGTTCAGGCCTTGCACGGCTTCCCGGCCCACGGCGGGGTCGTCGGTAAAAAAGCCATCCACCCCGGCCCGCAGAAAGGTCTGGATCTCGCCCACGCTGTCGCCACGCGCGGTGGGGTCTGTGGCGGGCGACTTTTTGTGCGATGCAGGCAAAAAGGCGTTTTCAGGGCGCAGGGTCCAGATGTGAACCGCCAGGTTCAGGGCGTGGGCCTCTTTCACCAGCGCGGTGGGGGTGCCCAGCACACCGTCCTTGGGGCGGATGACCAAGTCTTTGTGTGCGCCCACCACGTTGGCATAGGTGGCCATTTCCTTCAACCCCTCGGCAGTGGCCATGTCGGCATAGGTGCGGGTGTTGCCTGCTGCCACAAAGTCATAAGGGCGGCCATTGGGTGACAGCAACTGCACCAGGCGCACCGAACTTTGCTGGCGCAGTGCCTTGAGATTGGCCACCTCGAAAGACTGCACATACACCGGCGCGTCTTTGTGGTTCCAGCCGTTTTTCTCCAGCACGGCCAGCAGGGCGGGCTCCAGCGGTTTGCCGATGGACTGGAAGAAGCTGGGGTGCTTGGTCTCGGGGATGACGCCAATGGTGCGCCCCTTGGCTGCTGATTGCGACTTGGCCAGGTCGATCACTTCCTGCAGCGTGGGCACCTCGAACTGCCCGTTGTAGGCCACGTTGGCGGGGCGGATGGCCGGGATGCGCTCGCGCGCACGCAGCGTCTTGAGCTCGGTCAGGGTGAAGTCCTCTACAAACCAGCCGGTGATGGCGGTGCCGTCAATCGTCTTGGTGGTCTTGCGGGCCGCAAACTCGGGCCGGTCCACCACGTCGGTGGTGGCCTCACGCACGCTGCCATCGGGGTTGAGGATGGCGATCGCGTTCTCGTGCCGGGCGACCAGCACCCCGTCCTGCGTGATGACCAGATCCGGCTCGATCAGGTCTGCACCATCGTCAATGGCTTTTTGGTAGGCAGCCAGCGTGTGCTCCGGCCTGAGGGCGGAGGCGCCGCGGTGACCGATCACCGTGGGTGTGGGCGGCCAGGTGGCGGAGTCTGCCGCAGTGGCTGGCAAGACGTAGCAGCCAAGGGCGGCTGCGGCCATCACCAGCGCCATGTGGCGCCGGGCGATGCCGGATGGGGTGGCCCGGTCAAGGGGCTGGGTAGCGCCGTTGTGAAAAGGGCTGCCAACGGGGTGATGAACGGTGTTGCGCATGGTCTCCTCCTCCTGTACATGAGCAAAGCGGTACATGGTGGCACAGGTGGATGAAGCGCTGACGACAGCGTTGCCTATCAATGAAATTGGGCTTTTGCGCCCGTATGCAGAGCGCAGGAAGCTACAAATTCAGTAGCAAGCTAAACCTTGCTCGCTTTTCCTTCATGCGTTGGCTGCAGCCTACCTCCGCTTCCGCTTCCCGCCAGGTCGTCCAGGATGGGGCAGTCGGGCCGGTCGTCGCCGTGGCAGCAGCCCACCAGGGTTTGCAGGGTGCGCTGCATGGCCTGCATTTGTGCGATGCGTTCGGTGAGCTGGGCGATGTGGGTTTGTGCAATGTGCTTGACCTGGGCGCTGGTGCGGCTGCGGTCTTGCCACAGGGCTACCAGGGTGGCGATTTCCTCCATGGAAAAGCCCAGGTCGCGCGCGCGGCGGATGAAGTGCAGGGTGTGCACATCGGCCTCGGTGTACTGGCGGTAGCCGCTGTCGGTGCGCGCCACGGGGGGCAGCAGGCCCAGCGATTCGTAGTGGCGCACCATGCGGGCCGACACGCCAGCGCGGCGCGCGGCCTCGCCAATGGGCACGGGCCAGGCGGACCGCGCCGTGGGGGCCTGCCGTGCGGTGGGGGCTGTCATGCGGCGACTTGGTAGCCTTCTTCGGCAATGGCGGCAGCCAAGGGCTCGCGCGCGGCGGTGGTCTGCACTTGCACCTGGCCGCTGGCGCGGTCGATCTGCACGGTGGCAGCAGGGTCCACCTGCTGGATGGCCTGCGTGACGGCACGTTCGCAGTGGCCGCAGGTCATGCCTTGGACCTGGAAGGTTTGGGTGGTGGGCGCGTTGGACATGGTGTGCTCCTGTTGGAAGGTGAATGGGTTTCGAGCGATGGTGAACCGGTCTGGGCTCCATCATGAACCTTCACATGGTGGCAGGGTCAAGCAGATGTTTTGCCCTGGTCAAAAAAGTGGAAAAAAGGGTTGGATGGTGAACAAGCCTTGACCTTCACATGGCGTCAAGGATTACTGTCTTGCCCATGACGACCTCCAACCCCACCCCATCCCTCCGCTCACCCTCTGTTTCTCCAGCCGTGGCCGAAGCCGCTCTGTCGCTGGACCTGGGCATTGGCGGCATGACCTGCGCGAGCTGCGTGGGCCGCGTGGAGCGGGCGCTGCGCAAGGTGCCCGGCGTGCAAGATGCCACGGTGAACCTGGCTACCGAGTCGGCCCGGGTCTCCTTTGTGGCTGCTGAGGCATCGGCCATGGACGCACAGTTGCGCCGCGCCGTGCGCAATGCGGGCTACGAGCCGCGCACTGCCGATGTGGGGGATGGGGCTGAGGACGCCTCGCCCTGGGCCGGGTTTGGGCCCGTGGCGGTGGGGCTGGCGTTGTCGGCCCCGCTGGTGCTGCCCATGTTGGGGGATCTGTTGGGCATGCACTGGATGTTGCCCGCCTGGGCGCAGTTTCTGTTGGCCACGCCGGTGCAGTTCATCCTGGGCGCACGCTTTTACAAGGCGGGCTGGGCGGCAGCCAGGGCGCTGAGCGGCAACATGGACTTGCTGGTGGCGGTGGGCACCAGCGCGGGCTGGGGCTTGTCGATGTGGCTGTGGCTGACGGCTCCTGCCGATCACCCCGGGCATGTGCCGCATCTGTACTTTGAGGCCTCGGCGGTGGTAGTCACGCTGGTCCTGCTGGGCAAGTGGCTGGAGGCCCGCGCCAAGCGGCAGACCACGGCGGCGATCCGCGCGCTGCATGCCTTGCGGCCGGATGTGGTGCATCTGTTGGGTAAGACTGGCGAAGTGGATGTGCCCGTGGCGGAGGTGCTGGTGGGTGACCGGCTGGTGGTGCGCCCCGGCGAGCGCATCCCTGCCGACGGGGTGATCACCGAGGGGCAGACGCAGGTGGACGAATCCATGCTGACGGGCGAGCCCTTGCCTGTGGCCCGTGAGGTGGGCGGACGGCTGACGGGCGGGTCCATCAACGGGGAAGGGCGCATCGTGATGCAGGTGCTGGCCGTGGGGTCTGAAACCGTGCTGGCCCAAATCATCCGGCTGGTGGAGGACGCACAGGCCGCCAAGGCCCCGCTGCAGCGGCTGGTGGACAAGGTTTCTGCCGTGTTTGTGCCTGTGGTGCTGGCATTGGCCCTGGTCACCTTGCTGGGTTGGCTGTGGAGCGGCGCCGGGGTGGAAGCGGCCCTGGTGCATGCCGTGGCGGTGCTGGTGATTGCCTGCCCTTGCGCGCTGGGGCTGGCCACGCCTGCGGCCATCATGGCGGGCACGGGCGTAGCGGCGCAGCACGGCATCCTCATCAAGGATGTGCAGGCGCTGGAAGTGGCCCACAAGGTGGACACCGTGGCCTTTGACAAGACGGGCACGCTGACCGTAGGCCAGCCCCGGCTGGTGGCCCTGGATCTGGCGGACGATGCAGACGCGGTGGGCATTCTGGCCGCCGTGGCAGCTGTGCAGGCAGGCAGTGAACACCCCCTGGCCCGTGCGGTGGTGGCAGCAGCGGCAGAGCGCGCGGTGCCACCCGTAGGGGCTGACCAGGTGGCAGCGGTGCGTGCGGTGCCGGGACGGGGCACAGAAGGCAGGGTGCAGGGCCAGCCCTGGCACATTGGCAGCTTGCGCTGGATGCAGGAGCTTGATGCAGCCTTGCCTGCCCCGCTGGCCGAGCGTGCGCAGGCTTTGCAGGCCGAGGGGTACACCGTGTCTGCCGTGGCTGCCCACACGCTGGATTCCCAGCAGGGCCTGCAGGTGCGGGCCTTGCTGGCCTTTGGTGACGAACCCAAGCCCGGCGCACGCGAGGCGCTGGCAGCACTGAAGGCGCGGGGCATTCGCACGGTGATGATCTCTGGGGACAACCGGGGCGCAGCCTGTGCCATGGCGCGGCGGCTGGGGCTGGACCCGGATGCGGGTGACGTAATGGCTGAGGTGCTGCCTGCGGACAAGGCCGCGCAGGTGCGCTTGTTGCAGCAGGGCAACGGCTCAGATGTAACAGCTGGGCACGGGGCCGGGGCACAGCGCCACATTGTGGCGATGGCAGGCGACGGCGTGAACGATGCCCCCGCACTGGCCGCCGCCGATGTGGGCATGGCCATGGGCAACGGCACCGATGTGGCCATGCACGCCGCAGGCATCACCCTGATGCGGGGGGACCCGCGGCTGGTGGCCGCGGCGCTGGACATCTCCCATCGCACGGTGCTCAAGATCCGGCAAAACCTGTTCTGGGCCTTTGCGTACAACGTGGCGGGCATCCCGCTGGCGGCCCTGGGCTACCTCAGTCCCGTGGTGGCGGGGGCAGCCATGGCCCTCAGTTCCGTGAGCGTGATGGCAAATGCCCTTCTACTCAAACGGTGGCGCATGTGATAAACCCCGAAGGAAAGCATCCAAATCTGGCAAACTGCAACAAATAGTTTCAGAAAAGTAAACTAAAAAATTGCGGAATACCTAGGTATTTCTGGCGGTGCGTCTCCATCTTGAGGAATGTCAATCATGAATCTTTTTTCGCTCATGCGGCTGTTCACTATCCGGTTCCGAATGCTGGGGGCCATCGCCGTGGTGTTGAGCTTGCTGGGGCTGCTGGGTGGGGCGGGCATGCTGGGCATGTTCCGCATTTATTCGATGAGCGAAGACTTCATGCACACCTCGTTCCAGGAGGTGACGTACATGGCCCAGCTGCACGCCACCATGGGGTCGATCCGGCAGTTTGAAAAGGACATGATCATTGGCTATGAAAAGCCTGAGGTGGTGAAGGCCGCGCACACCAAGTGGCTGGAGAGCCTGGACAAAGCCAAGTCAGTGGCCTCGCGTTTCCTGGAGGGCGAGGAGGATGTGGACAACGCCGTGGTGCGGGACATCATCAAACGCCTGGACAGCTACAAGGAAGCCTTTGCCCATGTGGCACGCCAGCTGGAGGCCGGGGGCTATGACACGGCCACCATTGCCAACCGCATGAGTGGCAAGGCCGTGGGTGAGTTTGCCGAAGCCGACAAGTTGATGAAGAACCTGGAAGAGGTTCTGCGCACCAAGGTGGACAAGTCGGTGGCTGACCAGAAGAGCGTCTCCACCCAGACCAAGTGGCTGTTTGCACTGGCCGTGCTGATCACCGTGGTGGTGGTGGTGCCCCTGACCTTGCTGAACATGCATTCCATCTGCAAACCGCTGGATGAAGCCCAGCGCGCCGCCAAGGCTATTGCAGGCGGTGACCTTTCGCAAGCCATCCGCGCCGAAGGGCGTGATGAAGTGGCCGACCTGCTGCGCGCCCTGGGCGACATGCAGCAGGGCCTGGGTTCGCTGGTGGCGCAGGTGCGCGATGCCAGCGGCAACATTGCCACCGCCAGCCAGGAAATCGCCACCGGCAACCAGGACTTGTCGCACCGCACCGAGCAGACCGCCAGCAACGCACAGGCGGCAGTGAGTTCGCTGTCGCAGATCACGGCCACGGTGCAGCAGACGGCTTCTTCCTCGCAAATGGCGAACCAGCTGGCGGTGTCGGCCAGCACCACGGCCACGCGCGGGGGCTCGGTGGTGGAGCAGGCGGTGTCCAGCATGCATGAGATCTCGGCCTCCAGCCGCAAGATCGGGGACATCATTGGCCTGATCGACTCCATTGCCTTCCAGACCAACATCCTGGCGCTGAACGCGGCGGTGGAAGCCGCCCGCGCGGGCGAGCAGGGTCGTGGCTTTGCCGTGGTGGCCAGCGAAGTGCGCAGCCTGGCCCAGCGCAGCGCTGCAGCGGCCAGCGACATCAAGACGCTGATCCAGAGCAGCGTGGCCGCCGTCGATGGCGGCGTGCGCCACGTGGAAGACGCTGGCTCGGCCATGAAGGAAATCGTGAGCAGCGTTCAGCGCGTGGGCGACATCATTGGCGAGATCACGGCGGCGGCCTCCGAGCAGTCGGCAGGCATTGGCGCGGTGAACCAGTCGGTGGGCGAGATTGACCGCATGACACAGCAGAACGCGGCGCTGGTGGAGGAATCTGCAGCCGCGGCCGAGTCG from Acidovorax sp. DW039 harbors:
- a CDS encoding heavy metal translocating P-type ATPase, with the translated sequence MTTSNPTPSLRSPSVSPAVAEAALSLDLGIGGMTCASCVGRVERALRKVPGVQDATVNLATESARVSFVAAEASAMDAQLRRAVRNAGYEPRTADVGDGAEDASPWAGFGPVAVGLALSAPLVLPMLGDLLGMHWMLPAWAQFLLATPVQFILGARFYKAGWAAARALSGNMDLLVAVGTSAGWGLSMWLWLTAPADHPGHVPHLYFEASAVVVTLVLLGKWLEARAKRQTTAAIRALHALRPDVVHLLGKTGEVDVPVAEVLVGDRLVVRPGERIPADGVITEGQTQVDESMLTGEPLPVAREVGGRLTGGSINGEGRIVMQVLAVGSETVLAQIIRLVEDAQAAKAPLQRLVDKVSAVFVPVVLALALVTLLGWLWSGAGVEAALVHAVAVLVIACPCALGLATPAAIMAGTGVAAQHGILIKDVQALEVAHKVDTVAFDKTGTLTVGQPRLVALDLADDADAVGILAAVAAVQAGSEHPLARAVVAAAAERAVPPVGADQVAAVRAVPGRGTEGRVQGQPWHIGSLRWMQELDAALPAPLAERAQALQAEGYTVSAVAAHTLDSQQGLQVRALLAFGDEPKPGAREALAALKARGIRTVMISGDNRGAACAMARRLGLDPDAGDVMAEVLPADKAAQVRLLQQGNGSDVTAGHGAGAQRHIVAMAGDGVNDAPALAAADVGMAMGNGTDVAMHAAGITLMRGDPRLVAAALDISHRTVLKIRQNLFWAFAYNVAGIPLAALGYLSPVVAGAAMALSSVSVMANALLLKRWRM
- a CDS encoding methyl-accepting chemotaxis protein produces the protein MNLFSLMRLFTIRFRMLGAIAVVLSLLGLLGGAGMLGMFRIYSMSEDFMHTSFQEVTYMAQLHATMGSIRQFEKDMIIGYEKPEVVKAAHTKWLESLDKAKSVASRFLEGEEDVDNAVVRDIIKRLDSYKEAFAHVARQLEAGGYDTATIANRMSGKAVGEFAEADKLMKNLEEVLRTKVDKSVADQKSVSTQTKWLFALAVLITVVVVVPLTLLNMHSICKPLDEAQRAAKAIAGGDLSQAIRAEGRDEVADLLRALGDMQQGLGSLVAQVRDASGNIATASQEIATGNQDLSHRTEQTASNAQAAVSSLSQITATVQQTASSSQMANQLAVSASTTATRGGSVVEQAVSSMHEISASSRKIGDIIGLIDSIAFQTNILALNAAVEAARAGEQGRGFAVVASEVRSLAQRSAAAASDIKTLIQSSVAAVDGGVRHVEDAGSAMKEIVSSVQRVGDIIGEITAAASEQSAGIGAVNQSVGEIDRMTQQNAALVEESAAAAESLREQAARLSQVVEQFRLSEAMMHHHATATPAVAATSRGELSGPRSAPRALLG